One window of Chamaesiphon minutus PCC 6605 genomic DNA carries:
- a CDS encoding cation diffusion facilitator family transporter: MVHPHQHSHAPKTYNRAFLIGTSLNIGFVLVEAWFGAISHSLALIADAGHNLSDVLGLLLAWAASYLVQRPPNRKYTYGLRRSSILAALLNAILLLLAMGGIAWEAIRRLSDPSPVAGGTVILVAGIGVVINTITALLFMSGRERDLNIRGAFLHMAADALVSVGVVLAGIAILLTGWLWLDPVISLIIVVVIIFGTWNLFREALDLILDGVPKQIEPIAVRTFLEDLPGVTRVHDLHIWAMSTTQTALTAHLVMPEGCVSDRFFTDTSASLQTYFGIDHSTLQIETGHPDYPCHLESESHV; this comes from the coding sequence ATGGTTCATCCTCACCAGCACAGCCATGCTCCAAAAACATATAATCGAGCCTTTTTAATCGGTACGAGTTTGAATATTGGCTTTGTATTAGTTGAGGCTTGGTTTGGGGCAATTTCCCATTCATTAGCATTAATAGCAGATGCTGGACATAATCTCAGCGATGTTTTGGGATTGTTGTTGGCATGGGCAGCAAGTTATCTCGTCCAGCGTCCCCCCAATCGCAAGTATACTTACGGACTGCGCCGTTCCTCAATTTTGGCAGCCTTACTAAATGCGATTCTGTTACTGTTAGCAATGGGGGGCATTGCTTGGGAAGCAATTCGTCGGTTGTCAGATCCTAGTCCGGTTGCTGGTGGTACGGTGATTTTGGTCGCGGGAATTGGGGTAGTAATCAATACTATCACTGCGCTGTTATTTATGTCGGGACGAGAACGCGACCTAAATATTCGCGGTGCATTTTTGCATATGGCTGCCGATGCGCTGGTGTCGGTGGGAGTGGTGTTAGCTGGCATCGCGATCTTGCTGACAGGGTGGCTATGGCTCGATCCAGTTATTAGTTTGATTATCGTTGTGGTAATTATATTTGGGACTTGGAATTTATTTAGAGAGGCTCTGGATCTAATCTTAGATGGAGTTCCCAAACAGATAGAGCCAATCGCAGTGCGGACTTTCTTGGAGGATTTACCAGGGGTGACACGAGTTCACGATCTGCATATCTGGGCGATGAGCACGACCCAAACCGCTCTCACAGCGCATTTAGTGATGCCGGAAGGATGTGTAAGCGATCGATTTTTCACCGATACCTCAGCATCTCTCCAAACT